One Cryptococcus tetragattii IND107 chromosome 10, whole genome shotgun sequence DNA segment encodes these proteins:
- a CDS encoding COP9 signalosome complex subunit 5 produces the protein MASTARKTFEINNNIQVVDPSAAIFQYSREDEKLLDDEAPWRTDPHYFHTVKISAVALIKMVTHARSGGIYEIMGVMYGKVRDGTFWIMDVAALPVQGTETRVNAGNEAMEYMVNFQTANAEAGKGELLRGWYHSHPGYGCWLSGIDVNTQLNNQKFNDPYLAVVIDPNRTVSAGKVEIGAFRTYPEGYTPPAAGSSQYQSIPMDKIEDFGVHANAYYPLKVEIYKSKLDEKMLDLLWNKYWVATLSSNSLVSNLEYSTSQVQDLNAKLRAASQSISKSSLKLKLKPSQPTTKGKETTEGSDKKSKEGEKEFSGVEEEETPLNKVTQESSRITSEAQNGIISQLLKEKLFNTPLTHSVDEKSARATVQGRY, from the exons ATGGCGTCCACAGCTAGAAAAACGTTTgaaatcaacaacaataTTCAA GTTGTCGACCCTTCGGCCGCTATTTTCCAGTACTCacgagaagatgaaaaattattagatgatgaagctcCTTGGAGGACAGA TCCGCATTACTTCCACACAGTCAAAATATCCGCTGTGGCTTTGATAAAGATG GTCACCCATGCGCGATCTGGAGGAATCTATGAGATTATGGGTGTCATGTATGGCAAAGTGCGAGATGGCACCTTTTGGATCATGGACGTTGCCGCGTTACCGGTACAGGGTACCGAGACTCGAGTGAACGCCGGAAACGAA GCGATGGAATACATGGTTAATTTTCAGACAGCGAATGCCGAAGCTGGGAAAGGGGAGCTTCTGAGAGGCTGGTATCACTC CCATCCTGGATATGGGTGTTGGCTCTCAGGAATTGATGTCAACACTCAGTTAAATAACCAAAAGTTCAACGACCCTTACCTTGCGGTCGTC ATCGACCCTAACAGGACAGTGTCTGCTGGTAAGGTAGAGATCGGAGCTTTTAGGACTTATCCTGAA GGTTACACACCGCCTGCGGCTGGCAGTTCACAATACCAGTCAATTCCTATGGATAAGATCGAAGATTTTGGTGTGCACGCCAACGCATACTACCCCTTGAAAGTTGAGATTTACAAGAGCAAACTTGACGAGAAAATGCTTGACTTGTTATGGAATAAGTATTGGGTAGCTACTCTTAGTTCCAATTCTCTTGTGTCG AATCTCGAATACTCCACCTCACAAGTGCAGGATTTGAATGCTAAGCTCCGTGCTGCATCTCAATCCATCTCGAAATCATCTTTAAAGCTCAAATTGAAGCCTTCGCAACCTACCAcgaagggcaaggaaacAACTGAGGGCTCCGATAAAAAATCAAAAGAGGGTGAAAAGGAGTTCAGTGgagttgaggaggaggaaacgCCCTTGAATAAGGTGACCCAGGAAAG CTCGAGGATAACTTCGGAAGCCCAAAACGGTATCATCTCCCAGCTCCTTAAGGAGAAGTTGTTCAACACTCCGTTAACACATTCAGTGGATGAGAAGTCGGCGCGGGCGACTGTACAAGGGAGATACTGA
- a CDS encoding V-type ATPase, C subunit — protein sequence MAFPRLLVSATSAATLVALYLLFTGQGEAFNVGSFLAQSSPYAWALTGIGLCIGLSVSGAAWGIFVTGASILGGGVRAPRIRTKNLISIIFCEVVAIYGVIMAIVFSSNITGDVQNPYTANNYYTGFALFWGGLAVGVCNLLCGVSVGITGSTAAVADAADPQLFVKILIVEIFGSVLGLFGLIVGLLISGKAEEFA from the exons ATGGCATTCCCCCGCCTCCTCGTATCCGCCACTTCCGCCGCCACCCTCGTCGCCCTctacctcctcttcacag GGCAAGGAGAGGCATTCAACGTCGGCAGCTTTCTCGCACAGTCGTCTCCGTATGCATGGGCGCTGACTGGCATCGGCCTCTGTATCGGTCTCAGCGTGTCCGGCGCAGCATG GGGTATCTTTGTGACCGGTGCGTCCATCTTGGGTGGTGGTGTGCGCGCACCAAGGATTAGAACCAAAAACTTGATCTC GATCATCTTTTGCGAGGTTGTCGCCATCTATG GTGTTATCATGGCCATTGTATTCTCATCCAATATCACAGGAGACGTCCAAAATCCGTATACAGCAAACAACTACTATACCG GCTTTGCGCTCTTCTGGGGCGGTCTCGCTGTGGGCGTGTGTAACCTGTTGTGCGGTGTGTCGGTGGGTATCACGGGATCGACTGCTGCTGTAGCGGACGCTGCAGACCCTCAATTGTTTGTCAAGATTCTCATTGTCGAG ATTTTTGGTTCTGTTCTCGGATTGTTTGGTCTCATTG TTGGCCTCCTCATC TCCGGCAAGGCCGAAGAGTTTGCGTAA
- a CDS encoding PAB-dependent poly(A)-specific ribonuclease subunit PAN3: MLPPPKSAAVQIVRPPSPSSEKAKEKEKKPSPEKRDTPQRICRNVMIYGYCKYQDQGCIYYHPPAGVDSSTSQNNSPATQAPTLSASTPLIGTPAREKPTLSIEHLAAPVFVPKGLDSSPRVTTPNVPSPSAPTPPVWPSLPSTGLLPRQDVQVSTQPSHAQLSATASPMAYDDPSHIALSAAHTHPQVQALTHGMLDPHAHPPPVDQSMYLPPRQPLDYNLYAAPLPSISGNPLYPTHPHAFFVSDDLRRTIQAKQEAVYVGANGASAPGLPQELGVYHSLVPLPLPSATAQRLPTQSQPSKVYGLPSPVYRATSEVDGNTYCLRRVEGFKLVNQLAFASMDTWRRMRHPNIVGLKEAFTTKTFGDNSLIMVYDYHPLSETLYDEYISPNLPEPSSAFALANRPPKRRSSPSERVLWSYVTQIANALKAVHSSGLAVRNLDASKILLTGKNRIRLNGCGVWDVLAFDNKTPVQAFQQEDLLSFGKLIISLTCDFFQPTLPLSLPLDHISRHYSSDLSNLILYLISKPAQGKVKSIDEVIKMMGPRILNELDAVQSYADVLENELGAEVENGRIVRLMTKLGFINERAEFELDPRWSDTGDRYILKLFRDYVFHSVGVDGKPILDLSHVLVCLNKLDAGLDERVMLVSRDDQSCLVVSYREIKHCIEAAFNELKNAGNNHRVHR, encoded by the exons ATGCTGCCTCCGCCCAAATCAGCTGCGGTGCAGATCGTCCGTCCGCCGTCGCCCTCCTCAGAAaaggcgaaggagaaggagaagaagcccTCGCCTGAGAAGCGCG ACACGCCCCAGAGGATATGCCGCAATGTCATGATCTATGG GTACTGCAAGTACCAGGACCAGGGT TGCATCTACTATCATCCACCT GCTGGCGTAGACTCGTCCACATCCCAGAACAACAGCCCAGCCACCCAAGCACCGACACTCTCCGCCTCCACCCCTCTCATCGGTACACCAGCCAGAGAGAAGCCGACCTTGAGCATCGAGCATCTCGCTGCTCCCGTATTCGTTCCAAAAGGTCTTGACTCCTCTCCCAGAGTAACCACTCCAAATGTACCGTCCCCCAGCGCTCCTACGCCTCCCGTCTGGCCGTCCCTTCCCTCAACAGGACTTTTACCTCGCCAGGACGTCCAGGTATCCACGCAGCCCAGCCATGCTCAGTTGAGTGCTACAGCGTCCCCGATGGCATACGATGACCCTTCGCATATCGCGCTCTCTGCCGCCCATACCCACCCTCAAGTTCAAGCGTTGACGCACGGTATGCTTGACCCTCACGCCCACCCACCTCCTGTCGACCAAAGCATGTACCTCCCACCTCGCCAACCGCTGGATTACAATCTCTACGCAGCACCTCTTCCCAGCATCAGCGGGAATCCGCTTTACCCAACCCATCCACACGCATTCTTTGTGAGCGATGATTTGAGAAGAACAATCCAGGCGAAACAAGAGGCTGTTTATGTAGGCGCAAACGGTGCTTCTGCACCTGGGCTGCCGCAAGAGCTGGGTGTATATCACTCTCTCGTTCCacttcccctcccctctGCTACTGCTCAGCGCCTCCCTACCCAATCCCAACCGTCAAAAGTATACGGCCTACCTTCCCCCGTCTATCGCGCGACTTCTGAAGTGGATGGTAATACGTATTgtttgagaagggtggaggggTTCAAGTTGGTTAACCAGCTTGCATTTGCGTCGATGGATACGTGGAGACGGATGAGGCATCCAAACATCGTTGGGCTAAAGGAAGCTTTTACAACAAAAACCTTTGGAGATAACTCGTTAATCATGGTGTATGATTACCACCCTCTCTCTGAAACTCTTTACGACGAATACATCTCACCCAACCTCCCGGAGCCATCCTCCGCTTTCGCCCTCGCTAATCGACCTCCCAAACGACGTTCATCACCATCCGAACGAGTTCTCTGGTCCTACGTCACCCAAATCGCTAACGCCCTCAAGGCAGTTCACAGTTCGGGGCTCGCAGTGCGGAACCTCGATGCGAGCAAGATTTTGTTGACTGGGAAGAACAGGATCAGATTGAATGGTTGTGGAGTGTGGGATGTGTTGGCGTTTGATAACAAGACGCCTGTCCAGGCTTTCCAGCAGGAAGATTTGCTCTCTTTTGGGAAACTCATCATTTCCCTCACTTGCGACTTTTTCCAACCCACACTCCCTCTTTCGCTTCCGCTCGATCACATTTCGAGACATTACTCCTCCGATCTCAGTAATCTCATATTGTACCTGATTAGCAAGCCGGCACAGGGGAAAGTCAAGAGTATCGATGAAGTCATCAAGATGATGGGACCTAGGATATTAAACGAGCTGGATGCTGTTCAGAG TTATGCGGATGTGTTGGAGAATGAGTTGGGGGCTGAAGTGGAGAATGGACGTATCGTGAGACTGATGACCAAGCTGGGTTTCATCAATGAGCGAGCAGA GTTTGAATTGGACCCACGTTGGTCTGATACGGGCGATAGATACATCCTCAAACTTTTCAGAGACTATGTCTTCCATAGCGTTGGAGTGGATGGAAAGCCAATTTTGGATCTTAGTCATGTGTTGGTTTGTTTGAACAAG TTGGATGCCGGTTTGGACGAAAGGGTCATGCTCGTCTCAAGGGATGACCAAAGTTGTCTTGTCGTTAGTTATAGAGAGATTAAGCATTGTATTGAGGCTGCTTTCAA CGAGCTGAAGAATGCGGGTAATAACCACCGAGTCCACCGATAG
- a CDS encoding deoxyhypusine synthase has protein sequence MSADPHQNVIFPSEEIPEDAVDVKGPDFNKPIDLEALLKSYETIGFQATGLARAIQVVDEMRKRRTNPDEPLTLFIGYTSNLISSGLREILKFLAQHKLVDCFVTTAGGVEEDFIKCLGKTILGDFHLDGAGLRKKGLNRIGNLLVPNSNYCAFEDWVVPILDKMVEEQEEQGVKWSPSSVIRRLGKEIDNEDSVYYWCYKNDIPVFCPALTDGSLGDMLYFHTYKSSPLQLSIDIVADIRRLNDMSVKSKKAGMIILGGGVCKHQIANAMLFRNGADYAVYINTGQEYDGSDSGARPDEAVSWGKIRAGAESVKVYADATLVFPLVVAATFGKAHWAEQGKEKKTE, from the exons ATGTCCGCCGATCCGCACCAGAACGTCATTTTCCCCTCGGAAGAAATCCCAGAAGATGCTGTAGATGTCAAAGGCCCCGATTTCAATAAGCCAATCGATCTTGAGGcgttgttgaagagttaTGAGACTATCGGATTCCAGGCGACGGGTTTGGCTAGAGCTATCCAGGTGGTCGATGAAATG AGAAAACGCCGTACCAATCCGGATGAACCGCTCACCCTCTTCATTGGCTATACCTCCAATCTCATCTCATCAGGTCTCCGTGAAATCCTCAAGTTCCTCGCTCAACACAAGCTTGTGGATTGTTTTGTGACAACAGCCGGGggtgtggaggaagattttATAAAGTGTTTGGGGAAAACGATTTTGGGAGACTTTCATTTGGATGGTGCGggattgaggaagaaggg ATTGAACAGAATAGGAAATTTGCTAGTTCCCAACTCTAATTACTGTGCATTTGAAGACTGGGTTGTGCCTATCTTGGATAAGATGGTagaggaacaagaagaacaaggagtCAAGTGGAGTCCTAGCTCTGTCATTCGTCGACTGGGTAAGGAGATTGATAACGAGGATAGTGTTTACTACTGGTGCTACAAG AACGATATTCCGGTTTTCTGTCCGGCTCTTACAGACGGTTCTTTAGGCGATATGCTCTACTTCCACACCTACAAATCATCCCCTCTTCAACTGAGCATCGACATTGTGGCCGATATCAGACGGCTGAACGATATGAGTGTCAAGTCAAAAAAGGCTGGTATGATCATCCTTGGTGGTGGAGTATGCAAGCACCAAATTGCAAATGCAATGCTGTTT AGAAATGGTGCCGATTACGCTGTGTACATCAACACCGGTCAGGAA TACGACGGCTCAGATTCTGGTGCTCGACCGGATGAAGCAGTATCATGGGGTAAGATTCGTGCTGGTGCCGAGAGTGTCAAG GTCTATGCAGATGCGACGTTAGTGTTCCCGTTGGTGGTGGCTGCGACATTTGGCAAGGCGCACTGGGCGGagcaagggaaggagaagaagacagagTAG
- a CDS encoding peptidyl-prolyl cis-trans isomerase H — protein sequence MSSLDPPAGHTRPIVFFDISIGDTPAGRIKMELFDDITPKTAENFRQLCTGEHRINSVPQGYKKATFHRIPQFMVQGGDFVRGDGTGSFSIYGAQFEDENFKVKHTGPGLLSMANSGPNTNGCQFFITTAPAEFLDGKHCVFGRVIDGLLTVRKIENVPTGANNRPKLQVRIAECGEM from the exons ATGTCCTCACTTGACCCTCCAGCAGGCCACACGAGGCCtatcgtcttcttcgacatctCCATCGGAGACACTCCCGCCGGCCGTATCAAGATGG AGTTGTTTGATGACATTACCCCCAA GACAGCAGAGAACTTTAGGCAATTATGTACAGGCGAGCACCG AATCAACTCTGTGCCTCAAGGCTATAAGAAGGCTACTTTCCACAG AATCCCTCAGTTCATGGTTCAAGGCGGAGACTTTGTCCGAGGGGATGGTACCGGCTCTTTCTCAATCTATGGTGCACagtttgaagatgagaacTTTAAGGTGAAGCATACAGGACCTGGATTGTTGAGTATG GCGAATTCCGGACCGAACACCAATGGATGTCAG TTTTTCATCACGACCGCCCCTGCCGAATTCCTTGATGGGAAGCATTGCGTCTTTGGTCGAGTGATTGATGGTTTATTGACCGTCAGAAAAATTGAAAATGTTCCCACTGGTGCGAACAACAG ACCGAAATTACAAGTCAGGATAGCAGAGTGCGGGGAGATGTAA
- a CDS encoding histone H3, whose amino-acid sequence MARTKQTARKSTGGKAPRKQLATKAARKQAPSQVSGGVKKPHRYRPGTVALREIRRYQKSTELLIRKLPFQRLVREIAQDFKTDLRFQSSAIGALQEASEAYLVSLFEDTNLAAIHAKRVTIQPKDLQLARRLRGERS is encoded by the exons ATGG cCCGAACAAAG CAAACCGCTCGAAAGTCTACTGGTGGTAAGGCCCCCAGGAAGCAGC TCGCTACCAAGGCCGCCCGAAAGCAGGCCCCTTCCCAGGTCTCTGGTGGTGTTAAGAAGCCCCACAGGTACAGGCCCGGTACTGTTGCTCTCCGAGAAATTCGACGATACCAGAA GTCTACCGAGCTTTTGATCAGGAAGTTACCTTTCCAGCGACTCGTTCGTGAAATTGCTCAGGACTTCAAGACCGACCTCCGTTTCCAGTCTTCTGCCATCGGCGCCCTTCAGGAGGCTTCCGAGGCTTACCTCGTCTCTCTCTTTGAGGACA CCAACTTGGCCGCTATCCACGCCAAGCGAGTCACTATCCAGCCCAAGGACCTCCAGCTCGCCCGTCGTCTTCGAGGCGAGAGGTCTTAA